The following proteins come from a genomic window of Lycium ferocissimum isolate CSIRO_LF1 chromosome 4, AGI_CSIRO_Lferr_CH_V1, whole genome shotgun sequence:
- the LOC132054320 gene encoding uncharacterized protein LOC132054320: MAPFEALYGRICRSPIGSFDVGEVELLGLDLVYQAMEKVKLIQERLKTAQSRQKSYTDVRRRDIEFQVDDWVFLGYYDWVFLGELVAVHPVFYVSMLRKCVGDPSLVVPVDSITVKDGLTYEEIPIAILDRQGRKLRTKKVASVKVLWRSQKVEEAT; the protein is encoded by the exons ATGGCACCGTTCGAAGCTCTTTATGGGCGAATATGTAGATCACCCATCGGGTCATTTGATGTTGGTGAAGTAGAGTTGTTAGGACTAGACCTGGTCTATcaagctatggagaaagtcaagttaattcagGAGCGTCTGaaaacggctcagagtcgccagaagtcttacacagatgtaAGGCGAAGAGACATAGAGTTTCAAGTggatgattgggtgtttcttGGGTATTATGATTGGGTGTTTCTTGG AGAATTGGTTGCTGTACATCCAGTGTTCTATGTatccatgttgagaaagtgtgtaggagacccgtcgttggttgttcctgtGGATTCTATAACTGTTAAAGATggtttgacttatgaagaaatCCCTatagccattcttgatcgtcaggGTCGCAAGTTGAGGACTAAGAAAGTTGCCTCAGTGAAAGTTTtatggaggagtcagaaagttgagGAGGCTACATAG